The nucleotide sequence atatattcatatatatatatatatatatatatatatatatatatatgtatatatatatatatatatatactgtgtgtatatatacatacagtgtatatatatatatatatatatatatatatatatatatatacatatgatagatatatagatagatacttagATTGATAGACAATACAGATAGTGTACATTTCTATCTACCCCAGACGTTGTGAAACCGTCCTTTTATCTTCTTCCTGTAGCAGCCCTTATTGCTATAGTTCTCCTAAAATCCTAGAAAACAAGGTCCAGCAAATCCTACGCTGAGGTTCATTCCCTCAGGAATAGGATATTCGGGAAATTTCTTCTGCTGTACTTCTGTGTTTCGGAGAGATTTCTCTTCTATCTTGTCTTTGATGTCTCTTTGATTTCTCTTCTTTGCGTTTGTTTGATTAAAGTGACTGAATACGGGTTTTCTCTCGatgtacacgaatatatatatatatatatatatatatatatatatatatatatatatatatatatatgtgtgtgtgtgtgtgtgtgtgtatatatatatatatatatatatatgtgtgtgtgtatatatatatatatatatatatatatatatatatacatatatatatatatatatatatatatatatgcatatatatctgtgtgtgtgatagATTCCCATGCGATATAATATTTTGGTACTTAAGTAAGAGGAAAGTCCTAGAGAAGTAGGTCAGAATAGTTGAGATGATGTACGATAGAAAAAAGGACAAGATTAATCACAACCTTTGATAAAGTAAAGGATTACAATTCGATTGTTCTAGTAGATTCTCTGTACCTCGAATAATTGATTTCTAAATTACGATTGGATTTTAGGTGAAAGCTTGAAATATTTAAGGTAAGTATACACGTGCACAAAAAGAGGAAGGATAAGCACTTGGTCGTGCATACACTATCATATAGACGTAGGCAAACATACAGtgaatatacacgcacatatacacaaatatctatatgaatatatatatatatatatatatatatatatatatatatatatatatatttatgtatatatatatttatatatatatgaatatatgtacatatatatatatatatatatatatatatatatatatatacaaatatatacatatatattcatacccacatatacatatatatatatatatatatatatatatatatatatatatatatatataagcgtatgtataatatatgacgAAACTACATAAACGTTGGAGCTCATCAAAACTGGTTTCACAAATTATCTGAGTTATGAATAGGGACCTACAAAAACCTCATATGTATTCAATCGCTTTAGAAGAAAAACGCCTTATATTAATTAAACCGTATATCTTTCAATTTATACTGAAATGTTTTTTGCTTTTATGTGAACATCTACGCCTTTTTAAGGTCAATAGGGGtaattatttcattaaaataagTACAAGAAATTACGaataatatttacagaaaatagtttttcttttttaacgttTAGACTAAATGATTCGTAGCCCAATAACTAGACAtacattatcattcattattttacataattttctgaTGATGTATAGAATATTATTGATAAACATTGACATGAGGTTATTGCTTGCAAGAAATTCTATATATtcttttttgatatatatatatatatatatatatatatatatatgtatgtatatatatatatatatatatatatatatatatatgtatatatatatatatatacagtatatatatatatatatatatatatatatatatatatactgtatatgtatatatacatatatatatatatgtatatatatatatatatatatatatatatatatatatatatatatatatatatatatatatatatatatatatatatatactgtacatgtatatatacatatatataaatataccagaaAGCTTGGTATAGTAAAGCgtcgaatgaaaataaaaaaaaaaaaaatctcgaacttCTAGAAAAGGCTGAACTAGATGGCCACAAAACCTTGTATCTGCTGACTCTGGAATCATCAAAGTGGACATTGTGGATAATAATATCCCTTCTTTCTCATATATTCTTCTTTTTCCTTCTAAGCCAATGCCAATTTTTGCTGGTTTTGGTTTGGTCTCGAGGGAGGATAATGTATTTCCTGATATATCCCACTATCTGCTATTATATGAGACTTCCATGGGCACATTATCACCAAAATGTTTGTCTGTGTCTCGTCAGTGTCTGTTCTTAAGAATCTGTTGGTGTTTGGATTacctatgatggagaaggattaTGTAACGCTCTTTTTTATTGAATTAAAATTAGAAGGATTAATGTTTGTAAAAATATTATAAACTAGTTTCAACACTCAATCAAACATATACCTATAcgcataaaaacatttatatgcatatgtatacatatgtatatatgtatacatatatatatatatatatatatatatatatatatatatatatatatatagatgtatatatatatatatatatatatatatatatatatatatatatatatatgcatgtgtgtgtgtttgtgtatgttctaTGTGGTGAGAGGGCTGTGGGTGGCTGTAAGTATACGTGTGCATGTGCTTGTGCTTgcgcttgtgtgtgcatatgtttgaagattatgaataaacacacagacacacacacacacacacacacatatatatatatatatatatatatatatatatatatatatatatatatgatataatcccaagagaaattatgttttggtgcttAAGGAAGAGGAACGTCCCAGAGGAGTTAGTTAGAATGGTGGAAATGATGTACGAAAGaataaggacaaaagtaataacagcagttgaggaaacagaaacctttgatattagcgttggattacaccaggggtcaataTTAGGAATGTTTTTATTTATGCTGTTCAAGGATATGTTAAGTGAatggatcagaaatgaagagttatgGAAGTTGTTGTATGCAGATGATTTGctgattaccactgaaaatgaggaagacttacagagaagggttttggagtggcaagagactttggaagagCGTGGCTTGAGGGTAATTGTAGGCAAGGCTgaagttatggtgagcagtaactacagctacagtatagggggataggataggtgggggaggggagggggtagtTAGGATTATGAGGATTGGAGGgaatagtgttaaagtgaagtacagtgggaggcgaaaagattggggcagacccaatagctctttgttgttatttttttgctGTGACATTCTGGAGGTGAggtctcttgccagcctccgagggacttgtgcaTTCATGTTTATTCCTTTTCTAGGGCTTGTTTAATTATTCATGtctgtctacttttgttttattgatttACTTCAATACTTCagatttggttcatcctgagctatgTAAGGAGATATCCTTCTCGGCAGTGAGGAAGGTAGGGAcatgatagccatacatgaaagtagaggctcgattataaaacaggtggaacaatgtaaatccttgggatctactataagtcaggaaggAGTATGTGaaactgaagttgagaatagggtaTAAATAACTTTTGGTAAGTGGAGGGAGTTAGCAGtaatggtatgtgataagaaaatactaattcagctaaaagtcaagatctatagcacagtaataaaaccagtgttaaatggaactatatatatatatatatatatatatatatatatatatatgtatatatatatatatatatatatatatgcatatatatacatatatatatatataatatttatatatatacatatatatgtatgtatatatatatatatatatatatatatatatatatatatatatatacttatatatatatatatatggatcggaAAAGTGGGCTCTaacacgaaaagaggaagcaaaacctAAGATAAGATGATACTGAGgtgaatatcactgtttgaaagattagaaaatgttaaaataaggagaatggcaggagtagtaaagattacagagctcataagagtgtcacgactgagatggtgtggtcacgtgctgaaaatggatggtggggagggagtgaggagggcttaggaggaacctgtttgTTGGGAAGGAGGCCGAGAATTCGAtggtaagataaggtgaaggatgatatggaatggagaggttttgtggaagaggatgtttgtgatggaaggcattggaaagggtgcATCAGGAACAGGTCCCTTAATGTTGCAATAACAATAGGAAagaagaatatgtatgtatgtatgtatgtatgtatatatatatatatatatatatatatatatatatatatatatatatatatattatataatatgtatatatgtatatatatatacatatatatatatatatatacttacatacatacatacatacatacacatatatatgtatatatatatatatatatatatatatatatatatatatatatatacatacatacatacacatatatatgtatatatatatatatatatatatatatatatatatatatatatatatatatatatatatatataaagtatatatatatatacatatatatatgtgtgtgtatgtatgtatgtatgtatgtatgtatatatatttgtttgcgtCGCACATGGAATGTACCGTAACCACAAAAGGTACATTGTCACTTCGGAACTAAAGTACATCATTCCCGAAAAACTTATGTGCAAGCTCATGGAACGAGGCACTAACTCTCACGCTTGACACACCCATTTCACGTATGGATTGACATAAAACAAATCCCTGAAATTCATTTGTTGTCACTGAAGCAGAAGCTGAGAATGAAACCTCCAAAAATAATAGTATAttcggcgtcaaaactgatgctaCAAATTTCAATAAGTACGATGAATTTTGCCATTTGTAGCATCAGTTTTGACGCCAACTGTACAGCACCTCCATCCCTCAAGGTAGTAACTTCCTATGTAACAAACAATCCTGTTTATTGATCCAGATAACTTTCCATGAAAAGAAAGTTTGCCATTTGtagcatcagttttgacgccgactgtacaacACCTCCTTCCCTCAAGGTAGTAACTTCCTATATAACAAACAGACTAGTTTATTGATACAGATAACTTTCCATGAAAAGAAAGTTTGCCATTTGtagcatcagttttgacgccgactgtacaacACCTCCATCCCTTAAGGTAGTAACTTCCTATATAACAAACAGTCTAGTTTATTGATCCAGACAACTCTCTATGAAAAGAAAGTTTGCCATTTGtagcatcagttttgacgccgactgtacagCACCACCATTCCTCAAGGTAATAACTTCATATGTAACAAACAATCCAGTTTATTGATCCAGATAACTTTCCATGAAAAGAAAGTTTGCCATTTGtagcatcagttttgacgccgactgtacagCACTTCCATTCCTCAAGGTAGTAACTTCCTATGCAACAAACAATCCAGTTTATTGATCCAGATAACTATCCATGAAAAGAAAGTTTGCCATTTGTAGCATCAGTTCTGACGCCGACTGTACAACACCTCCATACCTCAAGGTTGTAAATTCCTATGTAACAAACAATCCAGTTTATTGATCCAGATAACTTTCCATGAAAAGAAAGTTTGCCATTTGTGGCATCAGTTTTGACGCCAACTGTACAGCACCTCCATCCCTCAAGGTTGTAACTTTCTACGTAACAAACAATCCAGTTTATTGATCCAGATAACTTTCCATGAAAAGAAAGTTTGCCATTTGTGGCATCAGTTTTGACGCCAACTGTACAGCACCTCCATCCCTCAAGGTTGTAACTTTCTATGTAACAAACAATCCAGTTTATTGATCCAGATAACTTTCCATGAAAAGAAAGTTTGCCATTTGTggcatcagttttgacgccgactgtacagCACCTCCATCCCTCAAGGTTGTAACTTTCTATGTAACAAACAATCCAGTTTATTGATCCAGATAACTTTCCATGAAAAGAAAGTTTGCCATTTGTGGCATCAGTTTTGACGCCAACTGTACAGCACCTCCATCCCTCAAGGTTGTAACTTTCTATGTAACAAACAATCCAGTTTATTGATCCAGATAACTTTCCATGAAAAGAAAGTTTGCCATTTGTggcatcagttttgacgccgactgtacagCACCTCCATCCCTCAAGGTTGTAACTTTCTATGTAACAAACAATCCAGTTTATTGATCCAGATAACTTTCCATGAAAAGAAAGTTTGCCATTTGTGGCATCAGTTTTGACGCCAACTGTACAGCACCTCCATCCCTCAAGGTTGTAACTTTCTATGTAACAAACAATCCAGTTTATTGATCCAGATAACTTTCCATGAAAAGAAAGTTTGCCATTTGTggcatcagttttgacgccgactgtacagCACCTCCATCCCTCAAGGTTGTAACTTTCTATGTAACAAACAATCCAGTTTATTGATCCAGATAACTTTCCATGAAAAGAAAGTTTGCCATTTGTggcatcagttttgacgccgactgtacagCACCTCCATCCCTCAAGGTTGTAACTTTCTATGTAACAAACAATCCAGTTTATTGATCCAGATAACTTTCCATGAAAAGAAAGTTTGCCATTTGTGGCATCAGTTTTGACGCCAACTGTACAGCACCTCCATCCCTCAAGGTTGTAACTTTCTATGTAACAAACAATCCAGTTTATTGATCCAGATAACTTTCCATGAAAAGAAAGTTTGCC is from Palaemon carinicauda isolate YSFRI2023 chromosome 13, ASM3689809v2, whole genome shotgun sequence and encodes:
- the LOC137651818 gene encoding uncharacterized protein; translation: MTIYTYDQHPGPLSTLTRTKEGQTKVANDTADSPICFPTQPPILSSQGWKRNVPEELVRMVEMMYERIRTKVITAVEETETFDISVGLHQGSILGMFLFMLFKDMLSEWIRNEELWKLLYADDLLITTENEEDLQRRVLEWQETLEERGLRVIVGKAEVMVSSNYSYSIGG